In a genomic window of Helianthus annuus cultivar XRQ/B chromosome 10, HanXRQr2.0-SUNRISE, whole genome shotgun sequence:
- the LOC110882965 gene encoding uncharacterized protein LOC110882965, which translates to MRLTPSEEMTLEQLTYQNMKPRDILTTIKEQNPENVSTRNTLYNARAILVRMEQVGETPMPILFHRLKTVGFVLFHGTFENNERVQDVFFIHPESNRLWCAFPHVFLIDSSYKTNQYKMPLVQIIGVTSTYLSFCIAHAFITNEKEENFTWV; encoded by the coding sequence ATGAGGCTGACACCGTCGGAAGAGATGACGTTGGAGCAACTGACATATCAGAACATGAAACCACGCGACATTCTTACTACCATTAAAGAACAGAACCCCGAAAATGTCTCAACAAGAAATACCTTATACAACGCGCGGGCCATATTGGTTCGAATGGAGCAAGTCGGCGAGACTCCAATGCCGATACTTTTCCACCGGTTGAAGACAGTTGGGTTTGTTTTATTCCACGGAACATTTGAAAATAACGAAAGGGTACAAGATGTTTTCTTTATCCACCCGGAGTCGAACAGATTGTGGTGCGCCTTCCCGCATGTGTTTCTTATAGACTCCTCCTACAAGACGAACCAGTACAAAATGCCGCTAGTTCAGATTATCGGTGTCACATCCACATACTTATCGTTTTGCATTGCGCATGCGTTCATAACGAACGAGAAAGAGGAAAACTTCACGTGGGTTTAG